A window of Chromatiales bacterium contains these coding sequences:
- a CDS encoding helix-turn-helix transcriptional regulator, whose translation MADMVANGQLTQADIAQATGIHQSQISRILAGKTVRATGHVQTLREFAGGLSRPKKEQSPAARRLTETVLSVWDGSTAHARSLQDLLLAIGSVQRHYRDRRD comes from the coding sequence TTGGCCGATATGGTTGCCAACGGGCAACTGACTCAGGCGGATATCGCCCAGGCAACCGGCATTCACCAGAGTCAGATCAGCCGAATCCTGGCTGGCAAAACCGTCCGGGCGACGGGGCACGTTCAAACGCTACGGGAATTCGCCGGTGGGTTAAGCCGGCCCAAGAAGGAACAGTCGCCGGCCGCCCGGCGTCTTACAGAAACCGTGCTGTCGGTCTGGGACGGAAGCACTGCGCACGCTCGCTCACTGCAGGACCTCCTGCTTGCGATCGGATCGGTACAAAGACACTACCGCGATCGCCGTGACTGA